The Bdellovibrio bacteriovorus region GCCTTTTGAAGTCTTACAAGCCCGATTACGGCGCGATCTTCATGATTGATGCGATGACTGGCGAAGTTTTAGCGATGTCGAGCTTTCAGCGCGACAACCCTTCGGCTCCCAACCTTAATCTTCAAGCGACCTTTCCTGCGGCCTCTGTATTTAAAGTCGTGACTGCGACGGCAGCGGTCGACAAAGCCGGCGTAAATCCTGAGCACAAAATCCGTTATAATGGCGGCGCTTACACTCTTTATAAAAAGAATGTTCTTTCTGACAAAGTGACTCGCTGGACGAATGTGATTTCGTTGAAAGATGCTTTTGCGCGCTCTATTAACACTGCCTTCGGCCGTTTAAGCATTGAAAATCTTCATCCTGAAGATCTCAATGAATACGCCAACCGCTTTATGTTCAACCAAGAAATCCCTGCCGACTTCCCCGTCGATATGGGTGTGGCCTATGTTCCTCCAGGAAAAGGCTTTGAGCTTGCGGAAGTGGCATCGGGATACAACAAAACAAATCGCATGAGCCCTGTTCAAGGTGCGATGATCGCAGCTGCGGTCGCTAACGGCGGGCAGGTCGTTGTTCCTTATCTTTTCAATTCTATTGAAGACGAAAAAGGCAGTGCTCTTTACCAAGGTTCGACTTTGACTAACGGAACTATCATGAGCAAAGAATCTGCGGCTAAAGTGCGCCAGTTGATGGAGCAAACCGTTGTTGCGGGAACTTCTCGCCGTTCGTTCCGCCCGATTGTTAGAGATCGCAAATTCCGCGAAATTGAAATGGGCGGTAAAACGGGTCACCTTACCGGCGACAACCCTCGTGGGCGCGTGGACTGGTTCGTGGGTTACGCTTTAGACGACGAAAGAAAAATCGCCGTCGCCGCGATCACTGTGAACAAGAAGTTTTGGACAGTAAAATCTGCGCACTTGGGACAAAGCATGTTCCGCAAATACTTTGGCCCTATCGTCTCTAACCAAAAAGGCCGCGTGATCTCTTCGGCAAAATAAGGTACCAGGTTCTTTTTAAAAAAATAAAAAAAGGCACCATCGAGGTGCCTTTTTTTATTCTTCTTCTTTCTTCTTTTCCTCGTGAGTGATTTTTATCGGTGTGACATCAAGCACATTTGCTTCATTCACCTCGCGCTCATTCTGAGGAGAAGACCCATCGGTTCTACGAAAGCCCTGACCATCATTGCGGAACTCATAATAACGGAAATCCATCCCCGCATTTCCGAAGCCAAAAGGTCCTTTCGAAAATCCGCCAGCGAAACCGCTCATCCCTTTAGCGACTTGTTTTGCCATGTAGAGTTTAAATCTCCACACTGCCAAGTGACGCAAGCCTGGTAAGAATAAAATTAGTCCCAACACGCGGGTGAAGAAAGATGGCACTAGGAATAACAATCCGGAAAGAAAGATCGCGCCCGAGTGAAGAATCTTAGAAGCCGGAAGCTGCCCGCGCATCACCGTTGTCTGCAGAGTCATCAAAGCTATGCGTCCCACTGTTGAAACGATAAAAAGTCCCAACAAGCATGGCAGAAGATAAAGCCCCAAAGTATTTAAGAAGCCCCAGTGACGAACTCCAACAAAGAAGATCACGATTTCTGCGATCACTAAGGGAAAAGGAATAAAGAACATCATGACTCCTTGGGAAAAGATACCTGGTACCTTTTCCACACAAAGGGAAGCAGGTACCTAAAGATCCAAAGTGGCTACGACGGGGCAATGGTCAGAGCCTTGAACTTGGTCGAGAATATCTGCTGAAGAAAGATATTTCTCAAGGCCTTTTGAGATGCAAATGTAGTCAATCCGCCAGCCCTTGTTAGAAACGCGGCCAAATGTGCGCATATCCCACCACGAGTAACGCTTTGCTTCGCTTGGTTTAAAATAACGGAAGGTGTCGATGAAGCCGAGTTCTAAAAAGGAATCGAACCACGCTCTTTCTTCAGGTAAAAATCCGCTGACTTTAGAAAGACGAACAGGATCATGCACGTCGATATTGTCATGGGCGACGTTGTAATCACCAACGACAACAACTTGTCTTCCCGTTTTCATTTTCTCTTTCAGATGGATATTGAGATCCTTCAAAAATTTTTGTTTAAAACCGTGGCGTTCTTCCCCGGAACCGCCATTTGGAAAATAAATATTGTAAAGATCAAACGCACCATGATCCGACATCACGATGCGACCTTCCGCTTCGTACTCGGGAATGCTGTCGAAATGAAACTGCACCGCTTGCGGATCTTGATGCACAAATGTGGCAACGCCGGAATAACCTTTTTTCGTCGCCGAAGACCAAAAAGAATATTCCCATCCTAACTTTCTTGTTTCAATTTCCACCTGATCAATGTGAGCTTTCGTTTCTTGCACGCAAAAAATATCGGGCTTTTCCGCATTCACAAAATCCATCAGGCCTTTCTTATAGCAGGCTCTAATTCCATTCACATTCCAAGAGACGATTTTCACAGTTTCTCCTTGAGTTTCCGCCCTAGAGGGAGCAACTATAAATAGCAGATGCAAGGAGACAGTGTCTATGCCAATGATTAACCAACCCGCACCCCATTTCACTGCGCAAGCCGTATTTGATTCAGGCGAAGTGAAAGACATTTCTTTGAACGATTACAAAGGAAAATGGGTCATTCTTTTCTTCTATCCTTTGGACTTCACATTTGTTTGTCCCACAGAGTTAACTCAGTTCCGCGAGCATCTTCGCGAATTTGACGCCGCTGGCGCCGTTGTTATGGGTTGCAGCGTAGATTCTGTTCATTCTCACAAACGTTGGTTGCGTGATGATCTAGGAAATTTGGGCTATCCTCTTCTTGCGGATTTAACAAAACGCATCGCACGTGACTACGGCGTGCTCTTTGAGGACCGCGGTATTGCGACACGCGGAACTTTCATCATCGACCCAGACCAAAAGATTCAATACATGAGCATTCACAATACTTCTGTCGGCCGCGACGCCAAAGAAATCTTGCGCGTCCTTCAAGGTTGCCAATCTGGTGAGCTTTGCCAAGCCGGTTGGAAAAAAGGTGACATGCACATTTCTCCATTGAAGTAATATGAACTTGAAATCAGATTTTATTCAGCAGTTAAAGACTTCTTATCCGGCGCTTCAACAGAAGCAGTTGGAAGATATTGTCTCTGAGAATCTGATTTCTCTTTTCGCCGTTGAGCTTCCTTCTTCTGTACTTAAGCAAGCTCAAGATGTGGTCGCAGCTCTTTTCTCTTTGCGCCAGAACCAGTCTTATCTTGATCACTATAAAAATCTGATCGAAGAAAAAGGTCTGAAAGACCCCGGAAATAAATCCATCATGATGAGCTATGATTTTCACTTAGATGAAAATCAGAACTTAAAACTGATTGAAGTGAATACGAACGCCGCCTTTCAGGTTTTGGGATACGAGATGTATCGAATGAAAGGCCATCCACTTCCCGTCGCT contains the following coding sequences:
- a CDS encoding penicillin-binding transpeptidase domain-containing protein is translated as MRAKNKYKLLKLFAFSGASLFALYSLMGFTSSESQEAPALKKIQTQLEQRTHIAKVVGEKIRSNQFPEKMDINWDGEGQSVKLAYTIDEGLQKEADRLLKSYKPDYGAIFMIDAMTGEVLAMSSFQRDNPSAPNLNLQATFPAASVFKVVTATAAVDKAGVNPEHKIRYNGGAYTLYKKNVLSDKVTRWTNVISLKDAFARSINTAFGRLSIENLHPEDLNEYANRFMFNQEIPADFPVDMGVAYVPPGKGFELAEVASGYNKTNRMSPVQGAMIAAAVANGGQVVVPYLFNSIEDEKGSALYQGSTLTNGTIMSKESAAKVRQLMEQTVVAGTSRRSFRPIVRDRKFREIEMGGKTGHLTGDNPRGRVDWFVGYALDDERKIAVAAITVNKKFWTVKSAHLGQSMFRKYFGPIVSNQKGRVISSAK
- a CDS encoding FxsA family protein; translated protein: MMFFIPFPLVIAEIVIFFVGVRHWGFLNTLGLYLLPCLLGLFIVSTVGRIALMTLQTTVMRGQLPASKILHSGAIFLSGLLFLVPSFFTRVLGLILFLPGLRHLAVWRFKLYMAKQVAKGMSGFAGGFSKGPFGFGNAGMDFRYYEFRNDGQGFRRTDGSSPQNEREVNEANVLDVTPIKITHEEKKKEEE
- a CDS encoding exodeoxyribonuclease III; this translates as MKIVSWNVNGIRACYKKGLMDFVNAEKPDIFCVQETKAHIDQVEIETRKLGWEYSFWSSATKKGYSGVATFVHQDPQAVQFHFDSIPEYEAEGRIVMSDHGAFDLYNIYFPNGGSGEERHGFKQKFLKDLNIHLKEKMKTGRQVVVVGDYNVAHDNIDVHDPVRLSKVSGFLPEERAWFDSFLELGFIDTFRYFKPSEAKRYSWWDMRTFGRVSNKGWRIDYICISKGLEKYLSSADILDQVQGSDHCPVVATLDL
- a CDS encoding peroxiredoxin, whose product is MPMINQPAPHFTAQAVFDSGEVKDISLNDYKGKWVILFFYPLDFTFVCPTELTQFREHLREFDAAGAVVMGCSVDSVHSHKRWLRDDLGNLGYPLLADLTKRIARDYGVLFEDRGIATRGTFIIDPDQKIQYMSIHNTSVGRDAKEILRVLQGCQSGELCQAGWKKGDMHISPLK